The Candidatus Binatia bacterium genome segment CGCGGCAAGCCCTCGAAGGTGTTCCTCAAGATCGGCACCAACGATCTCGCCATGACGATCTCTGCAGAGGATATCTCGACGAACGTCGGTACGATCCTCGACCGGATCCACCGGGAGTCTCCCGGGACCCAGGTCTACGTCCAAAGCGTCCTCCCGCGCGACAGCTGGTTTACTCCGGGCGTTCAGGAGCTGAACCGCCTGCTGGAGAAGGTGGCTGTGGCGCACGATGCGACCTGGATCGACGTCTTTCCGCTGTTCGTCGATGCGGACGGCGGCGCCATCCGCAGCGAGTACGCGAACGACCGGCTTCACTTGATGGGACCGGCCTACGTCGTTTGGCGCGACGCGCTCGATCCGTACGTGCGGAACTAGGGCACCGCAGTTCGACGGGGGGTCCATGCCTCGCCGCTGGTCGACGGCAATCCATGAGCCCGGTCTCGGCGACGCCGGCCTAGAACCCAGTCGTCTCCTCGACCTCGAAGGCCACCGGATCAAACTCCTCATCGGCGCGAGCCGTGATAACGCCGAGAAGCCCTCCGCACCGCACGATGTCGCCGGAATGGACGTAGTAGTGCCGCACGAAGCCCGACGTAGAGGCCTCGATCTCCAGTTCGGACTTGTCCGCTTCGATGATCACG includes the following:
- a CDS encoding GDSL-type esterase/lipase family protein, producing the protein MKRLLIGLSVLFNVITVAGVGGLYYITDGFAFIRMQQERLRSLYETLPIEEGDVVFLGDSITEGGAWDELFPGIPAKNRGIGGDTSEGVLDRLETITRGKPSKVFLKIGTNDLAMTISAEDISTNVGTILDRIHRESPGTQVYVQSVLPRDSWFTPGVQELNRLLEKVAVAHDATWIDVFPLFVDADGGAIRSEYANDRLHLMGPAYVVWRDALDPYVRN
- a CDS encoding lipoyl domain-containing protein; the protein is MPAFSEGMQEGKIVAWSHMLGAWVEKGRPLVIIEADKSELEIEASTSGFVRHYYVHSGDIVRCGGLLGVITARADEEFDPVAFEVEETTGF